A window of the Arthrobacter sp. Marseille-P9274 genome harbors these coding sequences:
- a CDS encoding DMT family transporter, translating into MEQKESFARGRRAGVITLMGSALSNQLGAASGSLAFPVLGPVGVVAVRQLIAAAVLVPVVRPRLRSFTAQQWWPVLLLALAFGTMNLSLYAAVERIGLGLAMTLEFVGPLTVAIVGARHWKARACALPAAAGVLAITQPGPSTDYVGIMLALTAAGGWAAYIMLNKTVGARIPGVQGTAAATGVSATLFLPVAVIIFATQRPDGATLLFAVGAGILATVVPYTADLLVLRRFPANLFGILMSINPVFAALVGVFALHEALNTVHWLGIALIVGANVAALRLRDGGRSAAGRP; encoded by the coding sequence ATGGAGCAGAAAGAATCTTTCGCCCGCGGACGCAGGGCCGGCGTCATCACCCTGATGGGCAGCGCCTTGTCCAACCAGCTGGGTGCGGCCAGCGGTTCCCTTGCCTTCCCGGTGCTCGGCCCCGTCGGGGTCGTGGCGGTGCGCCAGCTCATCGCCGCCGCCGTACTCGTCCCAGTGGTCCGGCCGCGCCTGCGGTCCTTCACCGCGCAGCAATGGTGGCCGGTGCTGCTCCTCGCGCTCGCGTTCGGAACCATGAACCTCAGCCTTTACGCAGCCGTGGAGCGGATCGGGCTGGGGCTCGCCATGACCCTCGAATTCGTGGGCCCCCTGACCGTGGCCATCGTCGGCGCCCGCCATTGGAAGGCCAGAGCGTGCGCCCTTCCCGCCGCGGCCGGCGTCCTGGCGATCACGCAGCCCGGGCCGTCCACGGATTACGTCGGCATCATGCTCGCGCTGACGGCGGCGGGCGGCTGGGCCGCCTACATCATGCTCAACAAGACCGTGGGGGCGCGCATCCCCGGCGTCCAGGGCACCGCGGCCGCCACGGGCGTCTCCGCCACCCTCTTCCTGCCCGTCGCGGTGATCATTTTCGCCACGCAACGGCCCGACGGCGCCACCCTCCTCTTCGCAGTGGGTGCGGGCATCCTGGCGACCGTTGTCCCCTACACGGCGGATCTGCTGGTCCTGCGCCGGTTCCCGGCGAACCTCTTCGGGATCCTGATGAGCATCAATCCGGTCTTCGCGGCCCTGGTCGGCGTCTTCGCCCTCCACGAAGCGCTCAACACCGTGCACTGGCTCGGCATCGCCCTCATCGTCGGCGCCAACGTCGCCGCGCTGCGGCTGAGGGACGGTGGCCGCAGCGCCGCCGGCCGGCCCTAA
- the malQ gene encoding 4-alpha-glucanotransferase: MSNPASPVSTSADAHLDPDLAQLRRLAAAYGVGTTFTGWNGKPQQVAPGTLVKVLAALGVPASSPELVDGSLADAELEPWRRMLPPAVVVTAGKEALVPVHVPDGTPVKLRIVAEDGREHTARQRDVSVEPREVDGVLTGRATFALPRDLPLGWHTLHAEIEGAAAQTALIVVPDRLATTGMLEQRRGWGLAAQLYSVRSSRSWGIGDFGDLADLAALSAERGADYVLVNPLHAAEPAPPLQPSPYSPSTRRFFNPLYLRIEAIDELAYLEPKQREQVEKLAAKAQRLNRSAGLLDRDQVYALKLEALELLHQAERSPAREQAYRAFVRDSGSGLEDFALWCALREETPADDPSWRDPAAAPDTAAAQAKRRKLAKKIGFHMWLQWLCDEQLEAAQRAAKLSGMRLGVVHDLAVGADLSSADAWMLRGVLAPGVSVGAPPDMYNQLGQDWSQPPWHPKRLAEAGYVPFRNMLRTVLRHAGGVRVDHILGLFRLWWVPEGNLPIDGAYVTYDHEAMIGILALEAQRAGAVVIGEDLGTFEPWVRDYLAERGILGTSILWFENDGGAPLPPEKYRMQCLASVNTHDLPPTAGYLSGEHVALRDGLGLLQQSAAEELAGHRKSVSAVLEVARERGLLPDGEATEQQQIEALHLLLAQTPSVLLGVALVDGTGDRRVQNQPGTTAEQYPNWQVPLADSAGQPVLLEDLEGDPRFNGLLAAVENALRQSDAPGRR, from the coding sequence GGAAGCCGCAGCAGGTGGCGCCCGGGACGCTGGTCAAGGTGCTGGCCGCCCTCGGTGTTCCGGCCTCGTCCCCCGAACTGGTGGACGGATCCCTTGCCGACGCGGAACTGGAGCCCTGGCGCCGCATGCTGCCCCCCGCCGTCGTTGTCACCGCGGGAAAGGAAGCCCTGGTCCCGGTGCACGTGCCGGACGGGACACCGGTGAAGCTGCGGATCGTCGCCGAGGACGGGCGGGAGCACACCGCCCGGCAGCGCGACGTCAGCGTGGAGCCGCGCGAGGTGGATGGTGTGCTGACCGGCCGCGCCACCTTCGCACTGCCGCGGGACCTGCCGCTGGGCTGGCACACCCTGCATGCCGAGATCGAGGGCGCCGCGGCCCAGACCGCGCTGATCGTGGTGCCGGACCGGCTGGCCACCACCGGGATGCTGGAGCAGCGCCGGGGCTGGGGCCTCGCCGCGCAGCTGTACTCGGTCCGCTCCAGTCGTTCCTGGGGGATCGGGGATTTCGGCGACCTGGCGGACCTGGCCGCGCTCAGTGCCGAGCGCGGCGCGGACTACGTGCTGGTCAACCCGCTGCACGCGGCCGAGCCCGCCCCGCCGCTGCAACCCTCGCCCTACTCGCCCTCCACCAGGCGGTTCTTCAACCCGCTCTACCTGCGGATCGAGGCGATCGACGAACTGGCCTACCTGGAGCCGAAGCAGCGGGAACAGGTGGAGAAGCTCGCGGCCAAGGCGCAGCGGCTGAACCGCAGCGCCGGGCTGCTGGACCGGGACCAGGTCTACGCGCTCAAGCTCGAGGCCCTGGAGCTGCTTCACCAGGCCGAGCGCTCCCCCGCGCGCGAGCAGGCCTACCGCGCGTTCGTCCGCGACAGCGGCTCCGGGCTGGAGGACTTCGCCCTCTGGTGCGCCCTGCGCGAGGAGACGCCCGCGGACGATCCGTCGTGGCGCGACCCGGCGGCGGCCCCGGACACGGCGGCAGCGCAGGCGAAGCGGCGCAAGCTGGCCAAAAAGATCGGCTTCCACATGTGGCTGCAGTGGCTCTGCGACGAGCAGCTCGAGGCGGCGCAGCGTGCGGCGAAGCTGTCCGGGATGCGCCTGGGCGTGGTGCACGACCTGGCGGTCGGCGCGGATCTGTCCAGCGCGGACGCGTGGATGCTCCGCGGCGTGCTGGCGCCCGGGGTCAGCGTGGGTGCGCCGCCGGACATGTACAACCAGCTGGGGCAGGACTGGTCGCAGCCGCCGTGGCACCCGAAGCGGCTGGCCGAGGCCGGCTACGTGCCGTTCCGGAACATGCTGCGCACCGTGCTGCGTCACGCCGGCGGCGTGCGGGTGGATCACATCCTGGGCCTGTTCCGGCTCTGGTGGGTGCCGGAGGGGAACCTGCCCATCGACGGTGCCTACGTCACCTACGACCATGAGGCGATGATCGGCATCCTGGCGCTGGAGGCGCAGCGCGCCGGCGCCGTGGTGATCGGCGAGGATCTGGGCACCTTCGAGCCGTGGGTGCGCGACTACCTCGCGGAGCGCGGCATCCTGGGCACCTCCATTCTGTGGTTCGAGAACGACGGCGGCGCTCCCCTGCCGCCCGAAAAGTACCGGATGCAGTGCCTGGCCAGCGTCAACACGCACGACCTGCCGCCAACCGCCGGCTACCTGTCCGGCGAACATGTGGCCTTGCGGGACGGTCTCGGCCTGCTCCAGCAGAGCGCGGCCGAGGAGCTGGCCGGGCACCGGAAATCGGTAAGTGCCGTGCTGGAGGTTGCCCGCGAGCGCGGTCTGCTGCCGGACGGCGAGGCGACGGAACAGCAGCAGATCGAGGCGCTGCACCTGCTGCTGGCCCAGACGCCGTCGGTCCTGCTGGGCGTCGCGCTGGTGGACGGCACCGGCGACCGCCGGGTCCAGAACCAGCCCGGCACCACCGCCGAGCAGTACCCCAACTGGCAGGTGCCGCTGGCCGATTCGGCCGGACAGCCGGTCCTGCTGGAGGATCTCGAAGGGGACCCGCGCTTCAATGGCCTGCTGGCCGCCGTCGAAAACGCCCTCCGGCAATCGGACGCTCCCGGGCGGCGCTAA
- a CDS encoding CBS domain-containing protein yields the protein MEATAASTAGEIMTSPVITVTAETPVDRVAGLLRRHRISAVPVVDNSGNVVGLVSEYDLLARSGTTAGQLMSSEIATVSPETSIDTVRKLLVDRHFRRIPVVQGGQLVGIVSQGDIIALMATEWICGACGEAVRGDEPPEKCPRCGSADQFSLQEQLPGT from the coding sequence GTGGAAGCAACGGCAGCAAGCACCGCCGGCGAGATCATGACCAGCCCCGTCATCACTGTCACGGCCGAGACGCCGGTGGACCGGGTGGCCGGGCTCCTGCGGCGGCACCGGATCAGCGCCGTTCCCGTGGTGGACAACTCCGGAAATGTCGTGGGGCTGGTTTCCGAGTACGACCTGCTCGCGCGGAGCGGCACCACCGCCGGCCAGCTGATGAGCAGCGAGATCGCGACGGTCAGCCCGGAGACCTCGATCGACACCGTACGGAAACTCCTGGTGGACCGCCATTTCCGCCGGATTCCCGTGGTCCAGGGCGGACAGCTTGTCGGCATCGTCAGCCAGGGCGACATCATCGCACTGATGGCGACCGAGTGGATCTGCGGCGCGTGCGGCGAGGCGGTCCGGGGCGACGAGCCGCCGGAAAAGTGTCCCCGCTGCGGCAGCGCGGACCAGTTCAGCTTGCAGGAGCAGCTGCCCGGAACCTAG
- a CDS encoding alpha-ketoacid dehydrogenase subunit beta: MNAEPAPITYRQALNDTLRAELTRDPNVILLGEEIGKFEGSYKITAGLLKEFGPERVRDTPIAEEGFVGAAIGAAMLGLRPVVEIMTLNFSLIAIDQIVNHGAKIYGMFGGQTPVPIVIRFPGGGGQQLAATHSQNLEVWYAHVPGLKVIAPSTPADAKAMLTAAIRDDDPVIFLENLALYNTKGVVPDGEQVAEIGRAAVVREGTDLTVITYSRGTLIALEVARRFADEGISLEVVDLRSLRPLDRAAFCRSVRKTSRAVVLEDDWLSYGVGAEISATLMECAFDYLDAPVRRVAAAEVPLPYAKPLELAALPDAEDLVRVVREVLAATGFHS; this comes from the coding sequence GTGAACGCCGAGCCAGCCCCGATCACCTACCGCCAGGCGCTGAACGACACCCTGCGCGCCGAGCTCACCCGGGACCCCAACGTCATCCTGCTCGGCGAGGAGATCGGCAAGTTCGAGGGCTCCTACAAGATCACCGCCGGCCTGCTCAAGGAGTTCGGCCCGGAACGCGTCCGCGACACCCCGATCGCCGAGGAAGGCTTCGTCGGCGCCGCCATCGGCGCCGCGATGCTCGGTTTGCGCCCCGTCGTCGAAATCATGACGCTGAACTTCAGCCTGATCGCGATCGACCAGATCGTGAACCACGGCGCCAAAATCTACGGCATGTTCGGCGGGCAGACCCCGGTGCCCATCGTCATCCGGTTCCCGGGCGGCGGCGGCCAGCAGCTGGCGGCCACGCACTCCCAAAACCTCGAGGTCTGGTACGCCCACGTGCCGGGCCTGAAGGTCATCGCCCCCTCCACGCCGGCGGACGCCAAGGCCATGCTCACCGCTGCCATCCGCGACGACGATCCGGTCATCTTCCTGGAGAACCTCGCGCTCTACAACACCAAAGGCGTGGTCCCGGACGGCGAGCAGGTCGCCGAAATCGGCCGCGCCGCCGTCGTCCGCGAAGGAACGGACCTGACGGTCATCACCTACTCGCGCGGCACCCTGATCGCCCTCGAGGTGGCCCGCCGCTTCGCCGACGAAGGCATTTCGCTGGAGGTCGTGGACCTGCGCAGCCTGCGCCCGCTGGATCGTGCAGCCTTCTGCCGGTCGGTGCGCAAGACCAGCCGCGCCGTGGTGCTCGAGGACGACTGGCTCAGCTACGGCGTCGGCGCCGAAATCTCGGCCACCCTGATGGAGTGCGCCTTCGACTACCTCGACGCCCCGGTCCGCAGGGTCGCCGCGGCCGAGGTGCCGCTGCCCTACGCCAAGCCGCTCGAACTCGCCGCCCTGCCCGACGCCGAGGACCTCGTCCGCGTGGTGCGCGAAGTCCTGGCCGCAACCGGTTTCCACAGTTAG
- a CDS encoding F510_1955 family glycosylhydrolase has translation MKAPFSRLPAGARLVLPAAAAAAGLLLSGCGGTAAPPSNAAAESSGATKAAAAAAELYGHVHGISADPQSGRVLLATHNGLFEAGSGSAAPLSPVIDLMGFAAGDGQFFASGHPGPGSDLPEPVGLIRSSDGGRTWEQLSRQGESDFHALTATGSGVIGFDGQLRITEDLETWQTVDAGFHPYSLAGTPTSPVVLATTEQGIHRSDDGGKTWSSPEDGPVLLLTAFADDATVAGIAPDGLVYTSSDAGRSWQKAGNASAPPEAMTAGIGEGGKLLVWVYTANGLEYSDDGGKTFAPQGT, from the coding sequence ATGAAAGCCCCATTTTCCAGGCTGCCCGCAGGCGCGCGCCTGGTCCTGCCCGCTGCGGCCGCAGCGGCGGGCCTGCTGCTCAGCGGCTGCGGCGGCACGGCCGCCCCGCCCTCGAACGCGGCAGCCGAGTCCTCCGGCGCGACAAAGGCCGCGGCAGCGGCCGCCGAACTCTACGGCCATGTGCATGGCATCAGCGCCGACCCGCAATCCGGACGCGTGCTGCTGGCAACACACAACGGCCTCTTCGAAGCCGGTTCCGGATCGGCGGCGCCGCTCAGCCCGGTCATCGACCTGATGGGCTTCGCCGCGGGCGACGGCCAGTTCTTCGCCTCCGGGCACCCCGGCCCCGGGTCGGACCTGCCCGAACCTGTCGGGTTGATCCGCTCCTCTGACGGCGGCCGCACCTGGGAGCAGCTGTCCAGGCAGGGCGAGTCGGATTTCCACGCGCTGACCGCCACGGGCTCCGGTGTCATCGGCTTCGACGGGCAGCTGCGCATCACCGAGGACCTCGAAACCTGGCAAACCGTGGACGCCGGCTTCCACCCGTACAGCCTCGCCGGAACGCCTACCAGTCCGGTGGTGCTCGCGACCACCGAGCAGGGCATCCACCGGTCCGATGACGGCGGCAAGACCTGGTCCTCCCCCGAGGACGGGCCGGTCCTCCTGCTGACCGCGTTCGCGGACGATGCCACGGTGGCCGGCATCGCGCCCGACGGATTGGTGTACACCAGCTCCGACGCCGGCCGCTCCTGGCAGAAGGCCGGGAACGCCTCCGCCCCGCCCGAGGCCATGACCGCCGGAATCGGAGAGGGAGGCAAGCTGCTCGTCTGGGTCTACACAGCCAACGGGCTGGAGTACTCCGACGACGGCGGGAAAACGTTCGCGCCGCAGGGCACCTGA
- a CDS encoding copper-translocating P-type ATPase gives MKTPHSQHDHSGHGPAMTDHDTHGQAMPAGQAHSAVDDEHAVHTHGEHAGHSTAMFKNKFWLSLLLSIPVVFFSPMFADILGYAIPDFPGAAWIPPVLGTVIFFYGGTPFLKGGLKELKSRQPGMMLLIAMAITVAFVASWITSLGIGGFDLDFWWELALLIVIMLLGHWMEMRALGSAQGALDALAALLPDEADRINDDGGVTTVPVASLGTGDVVLVRSGARVPADGRIIHGEAEFDESMITGESKAVGRGTGDTVVAGTVATDNAVRVEITAVGSDTALAGIQRLVAEAQASSSRAQALADRAAALLFYFALVAGIITFAAWLLLGSPDEAVIRTVTVLVIACPHALGLAIPLVIAISTERAARSGVLIKNRMALERMRTVDVVLFDKTGTLTEGEHAVTGTAPASGVSEAELLALAAAAESDSEHPVARAIVRVAAENPDAQGLGLAGSNFSSRTGRGVRATVGGSEVSVGGPNMLRELGLAEPQDIAAQTDAWRERGAGVLHVVHDGRIVGGLALEDKVRPESRAAVKALQQRGVKVAMITGDARQVAEAVGRDLGIDEVFAEVLPQDKDKKVTELQQRGLKVAMVGDGVNDSPALARSEVGIAIGAGTDVAMESAGVVLAGNDPRAVLSMIDLSRASYRKMIQNLVWATGYNIVAVPLAAGVLAFAGVAISPAVAAILMSVSTIVVALNAQLLRRIDLDPERIR, from the coding sequence ATGAAAACCCCGCATTCGCAGCACGACCATTCCGGCCACGGCCCGGCGATGACCGACCACGACACCCACGGGCAGGCCATGCCTGCCGGCCAGGCGCACTCGGCGGTGGACGACGAGCATGCCGTCCACACGCACGGCGAACACGCCGGGCACAGCACGGCGATGTTCAAGAACAAGTTCTGGCTGTCCCTGCTGCTGTCGATCCCGGTGGTGTTCTTCAGTCCGATGTTCGCCGACATCCTCGGCTACGCCATTCCGGATTTCCCCGGCGCCGCTTGGATTCCGCCGGTGCTGGGAACCGTCATCTTCTTCTACGGGGGCACCCCGTTCCTGAAGGGCGGCCTGAAGGAACTGAAGTCGCGCCAGCCGGGCATGATGCTGCTGATCGCCATGGCCATCACGGTCGCCTTCGTCGCCTCCTGGATCACGAGCCTGGGGATCGGCGGCTTCGACCTGGACTTCTGGTGGGAACTGGCGCTGCTGATCGTGATCATGCTGCTGGGCCACTGGATGGAGATGCGGGCGCTGGGCTCCGCGCAGGGCGCCCTCGATGCGCTGGCCGCCCTGCTTCCGGATGAAGCGGACAGGATTAACGACGACGGCGGCGTCACCACGGTGCCGGTGGCCTCCTTGGGCACGGGCGACGTCGTGCTGGTGCGCTCCGGAGCCCGGGTGCCCGCGGACGGGCGGATCATTCATGGTGAGGCCGAGTTCGACGAGTCGATGATCACCGGCGAGTCCAAGGCCGTCGGCCGCGGAACGGGTGACACCGTGGTCGCCGGGACCGTCGCCACGGACAATGCCGTACGGGTGGAGATCACCGCCGTCGGCTCCGACACCGCGCTGGCCGGCATCCAGCGCTTGGTCGCCGAGGCGCAGGCGTCCTCGTCTCGGGCCCAGGCGCTGGCCGACCGAGCCGCCGCCCTGCTGTTCTACTTCGCGCTGGTTGCCGGCATCATCACCTTCGCCGCCTGGCTGCTGCTCGGCAGCCCGGACGAGGCCGTCATCCGCACCGTGACCGTCCTGGTCATCGCCTGCCCCCACGCCCTCGGGCTGGCCATCCCGCTGGTCATCGCCATCTCGACCGAGCGTGCCGCCCGTTCCGGCGTGCTGATCAAGAACCGCATGGCCCTGGAACGGATGCGCACCGTGGACGTGGTCCTGTTCGACAAGACAGGGACCCTGACCGAAGGCGAGCACGCCGTCACCGGGACCGCCCCCGCCAGCGGTGTTTCCGAGGCCGAGCTGCTGGCGCTGGCCGCCGCCGCCGAGTCCGACAGCGAACACCCCGTCGCCCGCGCCATCGTCCGCGTCGCCGCCGAGAACCCCGATGCCCAAGGGCTGGGCCTGGCCGGCAGCAATTTCAGCTCCCGCACCGGCCGCGGCGTCCGGGCCACCGTTGGCGGCTCGGAGGTCTCCGTGGGCGGGCCGAACATGCTCCGCGAACTGGGCCTGGCCGAGCCACAGGACATTGCCGCACAGACCGACGCCTGGCGGGAACGCGGCGCGGGCGTGCTGCACGTGGTCCACGACGGCCGGATTGTCGGCGGGCTGGCCCTTGAAGACAAGGTCCGTCCCGAATCCCGGGCCGCCGTCAAGGCGCTCCAGCAGCGCGGCGTGAAGGTCGCCATGATCACGGGCGACGCCCGCCAGGTCGCCGAAGCCGTGGGCCGGGACCTCGGTATCGACGAGGTCTTCGCCGAGGTCCTCCCTCAGGACAAGGACAAGAAGGTCACCGAACTGCAGCAGCGCGGCCTGAAGGTGGCCATGGTCGGCGACGGCGTCAACGATTCCCCGGCGCTGGCCCGCTCGGAGGTCGGCATCGCCATCGGCGCGGGAACCGATGTGGCGATGGAATCGGCCGGCGTCGTGCTCGCAGGAAACGATCCCCGCGCGGTGCTGTCGATGATCGACCTGTCCAGGGCCAGCTACCGGAAGATGATCCAGAACCTGGTCTGGGCGACGGGCTACAACATCGTCGCGGTGCCGCTGGCCGCCGGCGTGCTGGCCTTCGCCGGCGTCGCGATCTCGCCGGCCGTCGCCGCGATCCTGATGTCGGTCTCCACCATCGTGGTGGCCCTCAACGCGCAGCTGCTGCGCAGGATCGACCTTGACCCGGAGCGGATCCGCTAG
- a CDS encoding LysR family transcriptional regulator — protein MDVELRHLRSLVAVVETGSFTDAGIELGISQAAVSRNVAALERALGVRLLHRTTRSVEPTTAGERAIRKARRALSIVAELQREAAGSGGTVSIGYPWSALGRHTQEFQRRWEVVFPHSELRLVRTNSPTSGLVEGTSDFAILRRVPDTAAVDLVLIGHERRYCAMASDDPLAGKRTVSLAQLADKPVALDLRTGSTRLELWPEERRPGKSISIEDVDDWLTVISTGAARGVTAESTAYQYRRPGLVYRLVRDAPPLPVYVAWSKADPPPARKDVIELLASFYA, from the coding sequence ATGGACGTCGAGCTGCGCCACCTGCGATCCCTCGTTGCCGTCGTCGAAACCGGAAGCTTTACCGACGCCGGGATCGAGCTGGGCATTTCGCAGGCCGCGGTTTCCCGGAACGTGGCCGCGCTGGAACGTGCCCTCGGCGTACGGCTCCTGCACCGCACCACCCGCAGCGTCGAGCCGACCACCGCGGGGGAGCGGGCCATCCGGAAAGCCCGCCGGGCCCTGTCGATCGTCGCGGAGCTCCAGCGGGAGGCTGCCGGTAGCGGCGGCACCGTCAGCATCGGGTATCCCTGGTCCGCGCTGGGCCGGCACACGCAGGAATTCCAGCGTCGATGGGAGGTGGTGTTCCCGCACAGCGAGCTGCGACTGGTCAGGACCAACTCGCCGACGTCGGGACTCGTCGAAGGCACCAGCGACTTCGCCATCCTGCGGCGCGTTCCCGACACAGCGGCCGTGGACCTTGTGCTGATCGGGCACGAGAGGCGCTACTGTGCGATGGCCTCCGACGACCCCCTGGCCGGCAAGCGGACCGTCTCGCTAGCGCAGCTCGCCGACAAGCCGGTGGCGCTCGACCTGAGAACCGGAAGCACACGGCTGGAGCTCTGGCCGGAGGAGCGGCGTCCAGGCAAGAGCATCTCCATCGAGGACGTCGACGACTGGCTTACCGTCATATCGACCGGCGCAGCCCGCGGCGTGACTGCCGAATCCACCGCGTACCAATACCGGCGGCCCGGCCTCGTCTACCGTCTCGTGCGCGACGCTCCGCCGCTGCCTGTCTACGTCGCCTGGTCCAAGGCCGATCCGCCCCCGGCGCGCAAGGACGTCATCGAACTCCTCGCCAGCTTTTACGCCTGA
- the pdhA gene encoding pyruvate dehydrogenase (acetyl-transferring) E1 component subunit alpha gives MSEEVQDARQLTDYYAQMVLIRRFELVADQMYKRARIGGYCHLNLGEEATVVGLMAALREQDYLFTTYRDHGYALARGMEPGRVMAELFGKSTGVAKGRGGSMHMFDAGLHMLGGYGIVGGQIPPATGAALALTYRTTAGPEAGAVLCQLGDGTTNIGAFHESLNLAAIWKLPIVYAIVNNRFGMGTAVEAASGEPDLYKRGASYRIPGERVDGGDPVAVRQAAEAMLTRAREQHQPGLLELMSYRLKGHSVVDPAKYRSQSEVETAQAADPVPAFRARLLEAGVLTEDAAREIEDDAEEKVGAAVAFAENSPDPAPSELFDFAYAQDVPNAPRALPGDPLEVEP, from the coding sequence ATGAGCGAAGAAGTGCAGGATGCCCGGCAACTGACGGACTACTACGCGCAGATGGTGCTGATCCGCCGGTTCGAACTGGTGGCGGACCAGATGTACAAGCGGGCCAGGATCGGCGGCTACTGCCACCTCAACCTCGGCGAGGAGGCGACCGTCGTCGGGCTGATGGCCGCGCTGCGGGAGCAGGACTACCTCTTCACCACCTACCGCGACCACGGCTACGCGCTGGCCCGCGGCATGGAGCCCGGCCGGGTGATGGCGGAGCTGTTCGGCAAGTCCACCGGGGTGGCCAAGGGCCGCGGCGGCTCCATGCACATGTTCGATGCCGGGCTGCACATGCTCGGCGGCTACGGCATCGTCGGCGGCCAGATCCCCCCGGCCACCGGGGCCGCCCTCGCCCTGACCTACCGCACCACGGCGGGCCCGGAAGCCGGCGCCGTGCTCTGCCAGCTGGGCGACGGCACCACCAACATCGGCGCCTTCCACGAATCCCTCAACCTCGCCGCTATCTGGAAGCTGCCCATCGTCTACGCCATCGTGAACAACCGGTTCGGCATGGGCACCGCAGTGGAGGCGGCCTCCGGCGAGCCGGACCTGTACAAGCGCGGCGCCTCCTACCGGATTCCCGGCGAGCGCGTGGACGGCGGTGATCCCGTCGCCGTCCGGCAGGCCGCCGAGGCCATGCTCACCCGAGCCCGCGAGCAGCACCAACCCGGCCTGCTCGAGCTGATGAGCTACCGGCTCAAGGGCCACTCCGTCGTCGACCCGGCCAAGTACCGTTCCCAGTCCGAGGTGGAGACCGCCCAGGCCGCCGACCCGGTGCCGGCGTTCCGTGCGCGGCTGCTGGAAGCGGGCGTCCTCACCGAGGATGCGGCCAGGGAGATAGAGGACGACGCCGAGGAGAAGGTGGGTGCCGCCGTCGCGTTCGCCGAGAACTCACCCGATCCGGCGCCCTCCGAGCTCTTCGACTTCGCCTACGCCCAGGACGTGCCCAACGCGCCGCGGGCCCTGCCGGGCGACCCGCTGGAGGTGGAGCCGTGA
- a CDS encoding DUF305 domain-containing protein, whose amino-acid sequence MKRYAVIASSAVAAALLLSGCGSDTGSDSSAPNAGQQGAAPSAAASGSEAAQAGAAFAQAMIPHHEQAVDMSEMMLVKDGVDPEVKQLAEDIKAAQGPEIEKMHSWLEARGQPTTMAGGSDHSSHSSMSGMMSDADLDKLRGAEGTDASRMFLEQMIEHHEGAITMAEQEAANGSDAQAVVLAKKIVADQQAEIDKMKGLLAGL is encoded by the coding sequence ATGAAGCGTTATGCAGTCATCGCCTCTTCCGCCGTCGCCGCTGCCCTGCTCCTCTCCGGCTGCGGCTCGGACACCGGCTCCGATTCCTCCGCCCCGAACGCTGGCCAGCAGGGAGCGGCCCCGTCCGCTGCGGCATCCGGATCCGAGGCGGCACAGGCGGGCGCCGCGTTCGCCCAGGCGATGATCCCCCACCACGAACAAGCCGTGGATATGAGCGAGATGATGCTCGTCAAGGACGGCGTGGATCCAGAGGTGAAGCAGCTGGCCGAAGACATCAAGGCGGCTCAGGGCCCCGAAATCGAGAAGATGCACAGCTGGCTCGAGGCCCGGGGACAGCCGACCACGATGGCGGGCGGCAGCGACCACAGCAGCCACTCGAGCATGAGCGGAATGATGAGCGACGCCGACCTCGACAAGCTCAGAGGGGCCGAAGGAACCGACGCCTCGCGGATGTTCCTGGAGCAGATGATCGAGCACCACGAGGGCGCCATCACCATGGCCGAGCAGGAAGCGGCCAATGGATCGGATGCCCAGGCCGTGGTGCTGGCCAAAAAGATCGTGGCAGACCAGCAGGCTGAAATCGACAAGATGAAGGGCCTGCTCGCCGGGCTCTGA